A part of bacterium genomic DNA contains:
- a CDS encoding ABC transporter substrate-binding protein — protein sequence MRRGVFLAAAAWVWVLVSMAGSGWGADEIKVGVVGPMAFTQGEGHWNGATMAAEEINAKGGVQVGKKKLPIKLVKVDSNEFLNVTDATNAMERAITYDKVDFLMGGFRTEAVLAMQDIAMEYKKIFLGCGAAHPELCARVAKDYEKYKYWFRVTPINSTFLVKVDFLLLEMVAKKMATELGISKPKVAIVAEKAVWADPIVNIAQENLPKMGMEIAGVWRPSPVATDVSAELSAVQSAGAHIIFTSFSSSVGIPFAKQWGELQVPAAAVGINVEAQKDGFWAATGGKGNYTLTMNTYARVKMTDSTIPFFDKYKERFKEAPNYTAGTYDALHILVQAIERAGTLDSAKVVQELEKTQYMGGAGKIVFSKDHDVTWGPGFVTAIGTQWQDGQNLCVWPDGWQGIKYEGCVDYKIPPWVRAHYKK from the coding sequence ATGAGAAGAGGTGTGTTCCTGGCAGCAGCGGCTTGGGTGTGGGTCCTGGTCTCAATGGCGGGATCCGGTTGGGGAGCTGATGAGATCAAGGTGGGGGTGGTGGGGCCCATGGCCTTTACCCAGGGGGAAGGACACTGGAATGGAGCCACCATGGCGGCGGAGGAGATAAATGCCAAAGGGGGTGTGCAGGTAGGAAAGAAGAAATTGCCTATAAAACTAGTTAAAGTTGACTCCAACGAATTCTTGAACGTAACCGATGCCACCAATGCCATGGAGAGGGCCATCACGTATGACAAGGTGGATTTCTTGATGGGCGGTTTCCGCACAGAGGCTGTGTTGGCCATGCAGGACATAGCCATGGAGTACAAGAAGATATTCCTGGGTTGCGGAGCAGCCCACCCTGAGCTGTGCGCCAGGGTGGCCAAGGATTACGAGAAGTACAAGTACTGGTTCCGAGTGACCCCCATAAATTCTACCTTTTTGGTGAAGGTGGATTTCCTGCTTCTGGAAATGGTGGCCAAGAAGATGGCCACTGAACTTGGGATCTCCAAGCCCAAGGTGGCCATAGTGGCCGAGAAGGCCGTCTGGGCAGATCCCATAGTCAATATTGCCCAGGAAAACCTTCCCAAGATGGGCATGGAAATAGCCGGGGTTTGGAGACCTTCGCCTGTGGCCACTGATGTCAGCGCTGAGCTTTCGGCAGTGCAAAGTGCAGGAGCCCACATCATATTCACTTCTTTTTCCTCCTCGGTGGGAATCCCCTTTGCAAAACAGTGGGGAGAGCTGCAGGTGCCCGCTGCTGCGGTGGGTATCAACGTGGAGGCTCAGAAAGACGGATTTTGGGCGGCCACGGGTGGCAAAGGCAACTACACCCTCACCATGAACACCTACGCCAGGGTGAAAATGACCGATTCCACCATACCTTTCTTTGACAAGTACAAGGAGCGCTTCAAGGAAGCCCCCAACTACACTGCTGGCACTTACGATGCCCTTCACATACTGGTCCAGGCCATAGAGAGGGCAGGCACTCTGGACTCTGCCAAGGTGGTTCAAGAATTGGAGAAGACACAGTACATGGGGGGAGCCGGAAAAATAGTCTTCAGCAAAGACCATGACGTGACCTGGGGACCTGGGTTTGTCACAGCCATAGGCACCCAGTGGCAGGACGGCCAGAACCTCTGTGTTTGGCCAGACGGATGGCAGGGCATCAAGTACGAAGGTTGTGTGGATTATAAGATACCGCCTTGGGTGAGAGCCCATTACAAGAAGTAG